CGCTGGCACTGGACAACGCCCGGCTGTATTCGGAGCGCATGGCCATCAGCCAGTCCCTGCAGCGCAGTCTGCTGCCGCCCGGCACTCCTGATGTGCCCAACGTCGAGATCGACGTGATCTACCGTGCGGCCGGCGAGGGCAACGAGGTGGGCGGCGACTTCTACGACGTCTTCCCCATCAGCGACGGTTCCTACGGTTTCGCCATCGGCGACGTCTGCGGTACGGGCCCGGAGGCCGCCGCCGTCACGGGCCTGGCCCGGCATGCCCTGCGTCTGCTGGCCCGCGAGGGTCTCGGCGGTCCCGCGGTCCTGGAGCGGCTGAACGCGGCCATCCTCGACGAGGGGGCCCGGAGCCGCTTCCTCACCTTGCTGTACGGCGAGTTGTGGCCGCAGGAGGACGGCAGCGCACTGCTGAAGGTGGTGTGCGCGGGCCATCCTCTGCCGCTGCGGCTGCGTCAGGACGGCTCCGTGGAGGCGGCGGCCGAACCGCAGCCGCTGCTGGGGGTGATGGACGACCTGGAGCTGTACGAGCAGGAGGTCGTCCTGGAGCCCGGCGACGTGCTCCTGTGTGTGACCGACGGGGTGACCGAACGCCGGGAGGGCACCCGCATGCTGGGTGACGACGGTCTGGCGGAGGTGCTTTCCACGTGCACGGGCCTGACGGCCGGTGCGGTGGCGGGCCGCATCCTTCGGGCGGTGGAGCGCTTCGCCGCGGAGCCCGCCTCCGACGACATGGCGATCCTCGCGATGCGGGTGCCGGAGCCGCAGGACTTCTGAGTGTTCCCCGGATGTCTCCGCTACGGACGGAGGCACCCGGGTGGTGCGGGTGAGGGGCCGTACCGCCTGTTCCGGGCGGTGCGGCCCCTCCGGTCACCCCCGGTCCCCCGGGTCCGCCCGGTCGTCAGCCGCCCCGCCGTCCCGTGCGGCGAGGAGCAGGAGCACGGCCGCGGCCGCCACTGCGGCCGTCGCGTGGAGGAAGGCGGTACGGAACCCCCCGGCGTCTCCCGGGCCCATGGAGAGCCCTACCAGCACGGCGAGGCCGAGGGAGCCGCCCAGCTGGTCGACGGAGCGCTGGATGCCCGCAGCGGTCCCCGCGTCGTGGTCGGTGACCCCGGACAGTGCCGCGTTCTGGAGGGCGACCAGTCCGATGCCCATGCCTGCGGCGATTCCGGTCATGCCCGGCAGGACGTCGAGGGCGTAGGCGCCCTGGCCGGGCAGCCGGGCCAGCCAGGCGAGGCCTGCGGCGGTGCACGCCAGTCCGGTCAGTGCCGTGTACTTCGTACCGAACGCTTCGACGAGGCGGGCGACCCGGGAGACGGCGAGGAGGAGCACCGCGCAGAACGGCAGGAAGGCGAGCCCCGTCCGAAGCGGCCCCAGGCCCATCACGTCCTGCATGTACAGCGTGAGGAGGAAGAAGGCGGTGGACAGTGCCGCGCTCAGCAGGGCGGTCACGCCGTTGGCGACGGCCCTGACGCGGTGGGTGAGGAGGGAGAGCGGCATGAGGGGGTGCCGGGTGCGTGCTTCCACGACGACGAAGGCGGCGAGCAGCAGCACTCCTGCCGTGATCGTGTGGGGCGCCGCTTCCATCACTCCGTGGACGAGGCAGAGCGGGCCTGCGGTCAGCAGGGCCGCGCCGGGCAGGTCGAGACGCCCCGCGTGAGCGCGCGGGCCGTCGGCCGGCAGCAGCTTCGGTGCGAGCAGCAGCACCCCGGCGGCGAGCGGCACGTTGATGCCGAAGATCCAGCGCCAGTGCAGCAGTTCGGTGATGAATCCGGAGAGCAGCACACCGGCGACGAGCCCACCGGAGGAGATGACACCCCAGACGCCGAGCGCCTTGGCACGTTCGGCGGGCGCGGGGAAGAGCAACGCGATCAGTGACATGGCGGCGGGGGACGCGAGGGCCTCACCGGCCCCTTGGGCGAACCGGGCGAGGACCAGGACGGGGAGGGTGGGCGCCGCTCCTGCGGTGAGGGAGGCGAGTGCGAAGAGGCCGGCACCGAGCAGGAACATCCTGCGCCTGCCCAGGAGATCGGTGATCCTGCCGCCGAGCAGCAGAAGTCCGCCTCCGACCAGTGTGTAGCCGGTGACGACCCAGGAGAGGGAGGCGGCGGAGGCATGGAACCGCTC
This DNA window, taken from Streptomyces nitrosporeus, encodes the following:
- a CDS encoding MFS transporter — protein: MNTLPGARAFSRADRRTPALALLSLLQFLIALDVTVVNVALPSIGERFHASAASLSWVVTGYTLVGGGLLLLGGRITDLLGRRRMFLLGAGLFALASLTAGAAPTLPVLVLARFAQGAGEALASPAAMSLIALLFPAPAERAKALGVWGVISSGGLVAGVLLSGFITELLHWRWIFGINVPLAAGVLLLAPKLLPADGPRAHAGRLDLPGAALLTAGPLCLVHGVMEAAPHTITAGVLLLAAFVVVEARTRHPLMPLSLLTHRVRAVANGVTALLSAALSTAFFLLTLYMQDVMGLGPLRTGLAFLPFCAVLLLAVSRVARLVEAFGTKYTALTGLACTAAGLAWLARLPGQGAYALDVLPGMTGIAAGMGIGLVALQNAALSGVTDHDAGTAAGIQRSVDQLGGSLGLAVLVGLSMGPGDAGGFRTAFLHATAAVAAAAVLLLLAARDGGAADDRADPGDRG